Proteins co-encoded in one Dreissena polymorpha isolate Duluth1 chromosome 12, UMN_Dpol_1.0, whole genome shotgun sequence genomic window:
- the LOC127852163 gene encoding cysteinyl leukotriene receptor 2-like: MSLLRMDYFFNDNISASNGSYNQVYDLYLEGFARKSVMLVFGIDFYSYVTPIILLVGLCGNSLSLCVFFSKKMRGMSASRYLAALSISDLMTLIVYVLSEWLRRGLPTIARGYYVSFFDRPVVCQVWLYCSYMSRLVSAWLIVTFTFERFIAVCMPLRRRNLGSLKETHRIITLLIGLSGVIAIYKPVTSEVRALNNRTICTSIEKFEYEVFIMDSVYALIITLVPFIIISTLNILIIRKLLNRKMKNKYNLVTEENSIRLDFTFILLAISAFFIALNLPFFSMWVKQSLQSRSLHSTLDHTDHVNFEYWQGVMKITRTIVYVNYCINFFLYSITGACFRRQLKALFTRSHDSKRASYQYKLTGNGTQCTNVKNRNTWI, encoded by the coding sequence ATGAGTTTACTAAGaatggattatttttttaacgACAATATCAGTGCTTCAAATGGTTCATATAATCAAGTGTATGATTTATATTTGGAAGGTTTCGCAAGGAAAAGTGTCATGTTGGTATTTGGGATTGACTTCTATTCATACGTTACTCCTATTATTCTGTTGGTGGGACTTTGTGGTAATTCTTTATCACTGTGTGTGTTTTTCTCGAAGAAAATGAGAGGCATGTCAGCTAGCAGATATTTAGCGGCATTGTCAATATCCGACTTGATGACATTGATAGTGTACGTGCTGAGTGAATGGTTACGACGTGGATTACCTACGATAGCTCGTGGCTATTACGTGTCGTTCTTCGACAGGCCAGTGGTGTGCCAAGTGTGGCTTTATTGCAGTTACATGTCGCGGCTCGTTTCAGCTTGGCTAATTGTAACATTTACATTTGAACGTTTTATTGCTGTGTGTATGCCATTACGGCGGCGTAACCTGGGATCCCTAAAGGAGACACACAGAATAATTACATTACTGATTGGTCTCTCGGGCGTAATTGCTATATACAAGCCTGTAACAAGTGAGGTGCGGGCACTAAATAACCGGACCATATGTACTAGTATAGAAAAATTTGAATATGAAGTTTTCATTATGGACAGCGTGTATGCTTTGATTATTACACTTGTACCTTTCATTATAATATCGACACTGAACATTTTAATTATCCGAAAGCTTCTTAACCGAAAGATGAAAAACAAGTACAATCTTGTTACAGAGGAAAATTCTATACGATTGGatttcacatttattttgttaGCTATTTCCGCTTTCTTTATTGCGTTGAACTTACCATTTTTCTCCATGTGGGTAAAGCAATCTTTGCAGTCACGTTCATTGCACTCAACATTAGACCACACGGATCACGTTAATTTTGAATATTGGCAAGGAGTTATGAAAATAACAAGGACAATTGTGTACGTTAACTATTGCATCAACTTTTTCCTTTACAGTATTACAGGAGCTTGTTTTCGAAGACAATTAAAGGCTCTTTTCACCCGATCACATGATTCTAAAAGGGCATCGTATCAATATAAACTCACTGGAAATGGCACCCAATGTACGAATGTAAAGAACAGAAATACGTGGATATAA